The genomic segment CGCGAGGAACTTGCGGTAGGTGTCTGCAGCTCCATTCAGGTCGTGGAGCATCCCCTCCAGCTTCGAGGTGAAGTGGGCACCGCACTTGAGCTTCAATTTTCCAATGACGCTTTTCTCCAAGTCCTCGCTCGCAGACGTCTCGTGCAGCAGACGTCGAGCGAGTTGCGAGCTGAAAAAGAAACCTCGAGAACTTGGGAAAAGGAGATCAACGAGAAAAGGACAGGACAGcgggggagagaaacagagacgaggagggaaaagaacgaaagggagaaaggagaccaGAACTGAGCAAGCgaagcgaagcgaggagcgatacgaaaggcgaagagtcatggagagaagaagttaaaggagacgaaagagagaaggctgtgcagagatgaagaaggaagaagagagacgaagacaggagaatgacgacaggagaagatggaggaagacgcaagCCGACGGAGGAGCGAAATACACAAAGAAGATGAAAAGAGAACACAGAGCACCTAAGACAcccagaagacgaagagaacgagagaaacaagagaggaaaaacacaaCTGTCTCAGTCGCAAAACGCATCTGTCTTTCACTTGTCTTCTAACCGGTAACATTCGGCGAAAACATCTTTTTCGGTGACATAGTTGAACATTTCGACGACCCGGACAAGCATGCTCTCGATTTGTTCttcacttctcttctcgcctgcatgcgaacGCACCGCATCTCTGAGACAGTTTGACCTTTTTACGAAACCGAAAAGGAAATCCCCAACCTCTGTGGCAACCAAATCCCTGCCCGGAACAAAAACGAAGCGACGAAATAAGCACAAGAAACCGACGCGGCATCGAAGGCCATCCGTCTGCCTCCAAGTCCGCGATGTCGGGGAATAAAAGGAACTGAGTCTCTCtgcaaaagaagaggcaaagtCACCCGTTCTCTGAGGAAGCGACTCTGCTGCGCGTCTCAACGAAAAGGCTGCTTcctcgagaggcgcgaagaacGCAACTTCTCAGCCGTTGTGTTTCGCTTTTTTGTTCATCATCCGCACACGATCTCCCCTTTGTCTTGACGACCGCGAGCGCCTGCCGCAGATCGAGTTCTCCTCACTTGTTTTCTTCAGGAGGCGGTCGCAGAAAATCGCCAGCAGGTGAGCGAAACTTTGTCGGCCCATGTCGCGATTTACAAAGTGTTCAAACGCTGAGAAAGTCAGACCGTCACACAGTTCCAGTCGGACGAAAGctcaagagaagagagaagctaggcaacgagacggagagacgaagcgacagTGGAAGAAAATGGGGagccagaaagagaaaaggaggaagcgaaggactGAGGCAtttgaagacgaaggagataCACAACTGGAAATGAAGTCCTCCGTTGGCGCATACACAGATACATGcaacgaaacagaaacagagaaaagtcCCTAGACATGTTCAGTCTTAACTCCACATGTACAAGAGCAACTACACAGCTCTAAATTCCTAGTCACTCCCATGCACACAtgtagatacatatacatatatatatatatatacatatatacatatacatatatatatatatataaatgtacatgtatatgcatacgaCCAAGAAAGGATTACATGGTATTATACGGAGAAATTGTCGTTTGCGCAGCGAGGTGCAGctgcggcggaggcactggCTCTGAGTGTTTTCCGACCTTCTTTGAGAGATTTCTGGAAGAGCGGGTCAGGCGCACTCGAGAGCGCCCCGCTGTCCCTGCCGGCATCGCTCcatggtgtctcctcgcatGGGCGAAAGAGCTTTTGTTGTGGGGAGACGCCGAGcagagagcgcgaagaagaggccggcgaagagagaagaaagcactCTTCGAGAACCTTCTTCGACCGTTCATGCAGATCCAGGAGCTGCTGAACGAAAGCCGCGTCAGTCTGCTGCGCCTCCGCAATCGACGCAGAACCGGAAGGCCGCGACgcaggagacggcgaagccggcggcgaggcagagggaggagaagaagccggcTCGAGTTGTGCGAGGCGTTGGTCGACGATCTACAGAGGATCCGCGCAGAGTTCGCAAAAAGCAACGGCAGACCTGTACATCTTCGCCTCCAGTTTCCACTGGCCTCTATGCCTTTGCAGGCCGCCACCAAGGCACTTCAGTGCATAAAGAAAATCGCACGGCACAAAAAGACTCGCCATCTCCTCCACGGAAAAACCGTCAGACACAAACATGCACACACCGGTAGTCAAGCACCTAACACTGGTCTGtgtttatatatgcatatatatatatatatatatgtaaatagaTGTTCACCTGCACTTGAGCACCTGGTATGCATGcgcataaatatatatatatatatatccatatctatctatatagacagatatatTGATGTATAGTTTCACGCGTGCATCAGGAGAGGCATATGCATgttaatatatatattcggATGTGCCTGACTTTGTTTCCTTGGCTGGTGACGAAGTTTTTGAATGTCAGGGCGATTGCTTCGACGCCGCCGTCGACGTAGGTGAAGAGTCTGTGCGCGAGTCTGagctcctgtctcctgtctcgagcgaggagaaatTCGATGGCAgtgtttttctccagaaGTTGATCTTGTCGcgccgagagaagcgcatCGAAGACCACCGCCTGGAGCTTCAGCTTCGTCGATCTATGCAGAATCATGGCGCATCGATTCTGTTCCGCCAGCAGAGCTTCCTGTtgacgaagaaagcaaaagCAGGTTCAGGTCAAGGGCAAGAATTCCGGATACTCAGTGCTTTGAACGACTCAACAACGCTCTGAAGAGCGGCGACCCCCGGCTACAGACAGTCTTAGAAAGTGGAGATTCTGGACGCCAGGTCGGTTGCAAGAAGGACTTCGAAACTTCAGCCTTGATTCGCCGCGACTCCTCGGAGACACCGACGCCAGTGTGAGAGTTTGCGGTTCCCCGcaccgcatgcagagaagaacgcgcaGCAAGcgcagacagagggagacagagggagacagagagctggtcgcagaagagagatggTTGTAGACGCACTAGACATGGAGACTGTAAAatcaagaaaaggaaaacagggagcgaccgagagaaaaaccggCTGACGCGCCGAggggggagagacagcaaaaaCGTACGTTTCGTCTGGATCCACGTATCCGCGGAAGCGCGTTCACTACCTCAGGAGCATGTGTATGTAGATTTACATGTTCTGCTGGACTCCCCGACCTCTGAAGAGTTTCCACTGGTTGCTCGGAATGGAAACGCGAACCTGTGCGTGGTGCATGTAGTCTGTGAAGGACAGGTTCACCACCCAAGAGGCAGACACGCGGGCGTAGTAATCTCTCGATTCAGGCAAGAGATAATCTTCCAGCTCTCGCTGGTACAGAGACAGGCCATTCGCGTCTAAGCCGATGTACATGAAGACAACGTCTCCTAGCAGCTCTTCAtccactctctctcctggGCGCAGCAGGCGAAAAAGTTCACTTCCACCATCAAATGAAAGCTGTCGAAGCAGGTCCGAGCTCAGCCGGAGGCGTACGCCGCTACGCACCCCAGTCAggagttcttctcttttcaaTTTACCTTGGATCCCGCGAGCGAGAACACTCGCAGACCGCAAACGCCTTCCCACTCGCCCTCTCGCGCTCTCACCCGTGGCCACCAACGAAACCCCCTTTCCACACAAatgtatgcatacacatatacatacatatgcatatatatacatgcatatatatatatatatatatatatatatatatatatatgcgtacatacatatatgtgtagatATATAGTTACATATGTCTACTTGTATACGTGAATATATGTCcgcaaacatatatatatatatatatatatatatatatgcttgtgTATCTCGGTACTTGTGTGTGTATAgctgtatatatgtatatagtcCTGCATATAAAGAGAACCTTATGAGGACTGTGAAGACTCCTGAGTGGACCTCCagcaagaaaaggagaagaaagaaaagcagagaagggagaaaggaaactgaTTACAACGGTGGACACCAGAAGTCGGCGACCGCCAGAGAAGCCGAGCATCCGGTAGATCAGGAAGATGCAAAGGCTTCAAGAggggggaagagacaggaaagagaaagacctAACGAAGCAAGACGccgacgagacagaaggcggcgagaacgagaagagaaagaaagcacaGCACGAGGGAGGTtaggagagacagaagcgggCGTCTGCTTCTTAGCTCATCAAGAATGAACTGAGAACGATGAAAATAAGAAAAACgcaccttctctctgtctctgaatCGCGCGCAGAATCGCTTCTCTCAGAGGGATACGCACGCGATTGAAAACCTGAGACACACGGGAAGTCTCACGACGGAAAAGAACGAATGAAAATAAAAATCTGCGGAGACAAATTGACCCAATTATAGGCGCTGTTTATTCGGAGGGGTGGCCTGAATGGTGCAGGACCCTGGAGTCAAACTCTTCTGTCTATCTTTCGCAGTCAACTGGGGGAATGCCCTACACCCAGCTTCGCTTGCATCAGTGTTTGTGTAGACATTCATATGGATATATGCATTTAGCAGATAAccagacacacacatgtatacgCATCTACGTAAGAACAGACATGCACGCGTACACATACGCgtacacacgcatatatcATGATGTACGCATTTGTACAtctagatagatagatagatatatagatatatatatatatgtatatatatagataatCGTAAAAGCACGCGCGCATATGCagatgtatgcatgtgtacagCTCTACTGAGACACGCACATGTTTCATGTTTTTGAGTTCGTCTTACGAGTTCCTTGAAGATTAGAATGCCCTTGTGATGGAGGGGCTCCTCAGACTGAAGCTTAACGTAGTATCGATCCAGGTAGACGAAGAATCGCTCCAGCCAACTGACGTAAATTTTGTGGTTTTTCCACCGATGCAGCAACTCGCGGAGAAGCTCTTCCTCTGTCAAGCCCTCGAGGCGGGGGACTACCTGCAGCGCCGCAGAAACGCGTACAGCGGAAAGTGAGAGTGacgacgaaagagacgcagccaAAAGTCGAGAGataaaaaaggagaaaatacacacacatccGCATAAGTAGTCCGTTctataaatacatatatatatacatatatacatatatatatatgtcgtAAAACCTAGGTGTATGCTGCAGGTGTATAGGAATATAGAAGAGTCATGGGAAGACACGAATGGCAAGTCCGAAGAATACGGAGAAATGTTTCTTCAGCTCTCCTCACCTCGCGATTAACATACGAAGCTAGCGCCTCTCCGTAGCGCTGATAGAGCTGGGCAGACCAGTTGTTCGGGTACCGTTGCGTACACATGTTATAAACTGTCCTGCAAGAAGACAAAAGATTTCTGCACTGACCTCTCACTCGCGAAATGCCCAGTCGAGACACCGGAAAGCACCCAAAGAAGGCGCTGCACCCGCTCGCGTCTGTCGGCATGTACACACGTGATGCAAGTATTCATATGCTTCTGCATAtctgcatacatatacagatatgtatatgtatatatatatatatatatataggtatatttGGCGTTATTTCCATCTGAATCtattttctctttgtctccattTCTGCGTATATCtctgcacatatatatattctcCTCCGTATCAGTTGCGTTCTCATTTTTCATCAGTATCTCTGAGTCTCAAATTCTCTCTGTAAagaagtatatatatatatatatatatatacgcatgtcGCCTGCACAGAAGTTGCGTCAAGTGTGTaggccggagagaagagccgccGGTTTGTTGGGGCAAATTATTGGTTGTTTCGAATGTCGCTTCCTTGCGAGAGTGCCCTGTTCCTCCTGGGGCGTTTTcgctttgcatgcaggcacAGAAGCtttttcgggtgtctctggaAGCTTCGACGCACGAttccttctgtctgcatgcgcaggttCTTCTCCCAGTTCAGCGTCCGTttcgcagaagaaaagactgCGCTTACGTATACATGTCGGAGTACTCTTTTCTTGTGAAGATGCAGAGTTTGCCGTCCTTTCGTCTGCCGAGAGCCTCGCCGGTCCTCAAGAAATGCTCCAGTCGACGAATGGCGCAGTCTCGCAGCATCGCCCAGCCTGCCTCGAGATCCACCACGCCCTGCGGCCCTCCCATTGCGCGCGCAACTCCCATGGCAGGCGGCATTCTCTCTTCAGCTGacgcaaaggaagaagacgaggaggaagaagaggaagaggaagaagaagacgaagaggaggaggaggaagaaggaagataGCACGCGCGCGTCGCTGTCATCCTGTCGAGGAGTGTGGAGGCGGAGAGGtacagagaggaggaggagagaggaggagagagcaggaggaagcggccagcaaaagaaagacaatcgtgtctctctctctcgtctggtGGTGCCCGTGGTAAAGGATTTGCCTTCTCGCAGTTCGCTGAGAAGAAGTCGggcaaaaggaagaaacgagacggGGACtaggaaacagaagaaagtgaaaaataccggaaaacgaggaaggagagagcaaaaacagggagaaggcagacgacggacgaagagggaaaggcggggcgggagaaggaaggagacatcAGGGAGACCTTCTCCACTCGCAGCGTAAGGCGCGTGTCTGTGACCCACAGAGACTGAACAGATTCTGGAGTTCTGCGCTCGAAGAAAGTTCGCAACGGTCGTCCACGACAAACGCCGcgagtgcagagacagaagaacggaaaggagagaagtgTAGAGACtgcggcgacgaggaaggccgAAACGACTTGAAAGGCGAGAGGTCAGGACGGTGTTTTGAGGTGGAGGGAGAGGCAAAAGGACAACCGTGGAGAATCGATTTTCTCGGCGggcagggaggagaggaaagcgtAGAAATCTGCACTTTGAAAGGAAATCGAGGTCCTTTTTCGGAGCAGGCAGAACGCCAGGAAACGAAACggagggagacaggcggTGTGACGGGATGAGGAGACTGAGTGGAGGAAGGTCGAGTAGGCAGCcaaaggtgaagaagacactgtgcacagcagagagacgtaCCCcaggagggaggaagagaggaaaaacagaaggaaggagTCGCCAGCGGGAAAACCTACTCTGGGCGGCTCCTTCAAGCAGATTGGCCTCGAACACGAgcgccggtgtctctgcggtttcgcgaaaccgagagaagaggagagaagactaAGGGAGAAAAATGGCGCCGTTTCAAGGCCTCTGAAGAGAGGGTACCTCTGTTTTGACTAAGGAAGAacgctctcttttctctccagagaaacagaagaacatGTGCGAAGAACAAGACACACCGCCGCGCGCGGTGGTGGTGGACCGACAGCAGAGCCGATTTTAGGGTGgaggggaagcgaaaaacCATCAAAACCATCAAGAAtagcgagaaggaaggagactaaGGTACAGAGCGAAAGGAGGCTGGAAACGACaccggagagaaaacgaggaaagaagccaAGGCTCGCCAGGCAGGTCTTCTTGAGCATGCAATGTGCGTTGCGCGCGCTCAGGTTTTTCAAAAGAGTTCTCCGAGATGTCGCAGCTCCTCAAGAAGGGAGAATGTCGTTTGCACACGGTAGAACGACCTTTTTAGCTTCATTCTTTAGACAGAAAAGCTGTTTCCAGTGCGTCAGTTTGGGACACAATTCAGGAATGCGAGCGACAAGTCCGAGCGCGCCCAAGAAACGTTGGTCAGCCCGCAGGTTCTGTCCAAGTTACGGGCGTTTCGGTGTATCGACGAGCAACGAAAAGTTTCCGCCGCGAGGCAcggaaacgagaagggaaATACTTCTTCTCAGAGAACTACTGCAAAGCGGCTCCTCGGCACCTCTTCAGATAATACCAATTCTGTACACTACTGAAGGCGCGTACAGCTACGGCCATACGGATATATCTGTCGATCTATCTGCAAGTATGTAAATGAAACACCACTTTgacatatatgtatttacaCATATGATCGTAGATGAGGGAGTACATGTGTGTAGAGCTTTGCATACAGGGTACTTGTGTACCATGGCTTCTGGGGAAAGAGTGCGAAGGGTCTTGATAGGGTCATTCTTCAATATCTGAAGAAGCTCAAGTTCAAGTGAATTTGACAATCCAAGAAGCACTGAAAGCATGGCAGTTTCAGAGCGTCATTCAAGGTAAGTGTAGAACCAATGTATTTCTACTGTGGCGCATCGCTTTCAAGGCGCTTCTGCCGTCGGGGGCGCCCCTATCTGTACACCGGTTGAAACGTATAAagataaacatatatatacatgtacatgtatatatatgtttatctTTATGAAAATGGAAGTGGTTGATTGCTTCCACCACATGTGCTTAACGGCCTTCGCATCCGGGGTTGGAAGTGTGGGAGGCCTCTCGCAGGTTTCGCTAGAATGAAGAAAGTCGTCGACTGTGGCGAGAGCAACTGCCTTTTacgcagaaagcgaagaagcctgAACCGTCTGTTTCACGACATCGGAGACCAAAAACTCCCGTTTTCTCCAAGGACACTGAATATATGCAGTTGCGAGATACAGACAGCTAAGGATTGTAAGCCTACACCGTCAAAGTGACGTGCCACTggttccgtttttttcgagtTAGTGGCGAAAGTTCTCTA from the Toxoplasma gondii ME49 chromosome IX, whole genome shotgun sequence genome contains:
- a CDS encoding cullin family protein (encoded by transcript TGME49_289310), coding for MTATRACYLPSSSSSSSSSSSSSSSSSSSSSFASAEERMPPAMGVARAMGGPQGVVDLEAGWAMLRDCAIRRLEHFLRTGEALGRRKDGKLCIFTRKEYSDMYTTVYNMCTQRYPNNWSAQLYQRYGEALASYVNREVVPRLEGLTEEELLRELLHRWKNHKIYVSWLERFFVYLDRYYVKLQSEEPLHHKGILIFKELVFNRVRIPLREAILRAIQRQREGERVDEELLGDVVFMYIGLDANGLSLYQRELEDYLLPESRDYYARVSASWVVNLSFTDYMHHAQEALLAEQNRCAMILHRSTKLKLQAVVFDALLSARQDQLLEKNTAIEFLLARDRRQELRLAHRLFTYVDGGVEAIALTFKNFVTSQGNKIVDQRLAQLEPASSPPSASPPASPSPASRPSGSASIAEAQQTDAAFVQQLLDLHERSKKVLEECFLLSSPASSSRSLLGVSPQQKLFRPCEETPWSDAGRDSGALSSAPDPLFQKSLKEAFEHFVNRDMGRQSFAHLLAIFCDRLLKKTSEKRSEEQIESMLVRVVEMFNYVTEKDVFAECYRSQLARRLLHETSASEDLEKSVIGKLKLKCGAHFTSKLEGMLHDLNGAADTYRKFLAWISEEKQKRPAEAEAGEAQASVSGENEEKTVEKLLERVSVSSASAHMQTGATGHGVAFVDGIEFSVQILTTGYWPTYPTAPVNLPASMQLCQTVFEKFYASQTQHRRVTWIPALGTASVSAMFQKRHDFICNTYQACVLLLFNWESAHQRSEAEQNGPRVDPQLSLSTITAALGLDDATAKKMLASFFLGRFKIIKKLSDDAYAVNSGFTCLNRKIKIPTPVQEEVQSRERVEEDRSIAIEAAIVRIMKARKTMQHQQLLAEVLSQLSFFKPNPKLIKKRLEHLIEREFLERDAENTNLYRYVA